The following proteins come from a genomic window of Desulfonatronum thiosulfatophilum:
- a CDS encoding DMT family transporter has product MDTQRTAYAYGLATVLLWSTVASAFKISLRHVDHVQLLCVSTLVSTLTLFAVLAAQGKLGFLRTLSGRDLWRSALLGLLNPFLYYLILFKAYDLLPAQEAQPLNYTWAITLALLSIPLLGQRITGRDFLAMGVSYLGVLTICTRGDILGLSFADPFGAGLALGSTVIWALYWIFNTRDEMDPVLRLFLNFAFGCLYIIPVTFLVSDPLAVSLPGLLGAAYVGVFEMGITFIFWLKALKLSRTTAQVGNLIYFSPFLSLIFIRVFVGEEILTSTIAGLVLIILGNVIQKRSGA; this is encoded by the coding sequence ATGGATACCCAACGCACGGCATACGCATACGGCTTGGCCACGGTCCTGCTCTGGTCCACCGTGGCCTCGGCCTTCAAGATTTCCCTGCGCCACGTGGATCACGTCCAACTGCTCTGCGTTTCCACCCTTGTTTCCACCCTGACCCTGTTCGCCGTTCTGGCCGCCCAAGGCAAGCTGGGTTTCCTGCGCACCCTTTCCGGCAGGGATCTGTGGCGCTCGGCCCTGTTGGGCCTGCTCAATCCCTTTTTGTACTATCTGATCCTGTTCAAAGCCTACGATCTTCTTCCGGCCCAGGAAGCCCAACCTCTGAACTACACCTGGGCCATCACCCTGGCTCTGCTCTCCATCCCTTTGCTCGGCCAGCGCATTACCGGCCGGGATTTCCTGGCCATGGGCGTCAGCTACCTGGGCGTGCTGACCATCTGCACCCGCGGCGACATCCTGGGCCTGTCCTTCGCCGATCCTTTTGGCGCGGGCCTGGCTTTGGGCAGCACCGTGATCTGGGCCCTGTACTGGATCTTCAACACCCGGGACGAGATGGACCCGGTTCTGCGGTTGTTCTTGAACTTCGCCTTTGGATGTCTCTACATCATTCCGGTGACCTTCCTTGTTTCCGATCCTCTGGCCGTCAGCCTGCCCGGTCTGCTGGGAGCGGCCTATGTGGGCGTGTTCGAAATGGGGATCACCTTCATCTTCTGGCTCAAGGCCCTCAAACTCTCCCGAACCACGGCCCAGGTGGGCAACCTGATCTACTTTTCCCCGTTTCTCTCGCTGATTTTCATCCGCGTCTTTGTCGGAGAGGAAATCTTGACGTCGACCATTGCCGGCCTTGTCCTGATCATTCTGGGAAACGTGATCCAGAAACGATCCGGAGCCTGA